In a genomic window of Halalkalibacillus sediminis:
- a CDS encoding S1C family serine protease codes for MGYYDDHHMNRRLKSKRGWLLPTLVGLVLGIVLIILALPTLVKANFLPYEISVQDVDDENVEQDDAGDQGEGESKSVSVDISSQATEVVQGVSNTVVGVVNIQQSQNIFGQSSERDDEQAGTGSGVIYKVQDDRAYIVTNYHVIQGASTVEIVFADEEQVEAEVVGGDVYTDLAVLTVDASNVEETIEFGNSDELNVGEPVLAIGNPLGLQFAGSVTQGIISGKERLIPQDLNQDGRPDWQAEVLQTDAAINPGNSGGALVNMEGQLIGINSLKIGAAQVEGLGFAIPIDYARPVIDQLEENGAVSRSYLGITPYSLSDVAQYHWQNTLDLPDDVESGVIVDAVENVSPADQAGLEQYDVIVELNGETITNVLELRQYLYNETEPGEELTITYYRDGELQETTATLSAQEF; via the coding sequence ATGGGTTATTATGATGATCATCATATGAACAGAAGGCTAAAGTCGAAACGGGGTTGGCTTTTACCTACATTAGTGGGGTTAGTATTAGGTATTGTGCTTATAATATTAGCTCTCCCGACATTAGTTAAAGCGAATTTTTTACCTTATGAAATATCCGTCCAAGATGTCGATGATGAAAATGTGGAACAGGACGATGCGGGTGATCAAGGTGAAGGGGAATCGAAGTCTGTTAGTGTAGACATCAGTTCTCAAGCTACAGAAGTGGTGCAAGGCGTTTCAAACACGGTCGTTGGAGTCGTGAACATCCAACAAAGCCAGAATATCTTTGGACAATCATCTGAGAGAGATGATGAACAGGCTGGAACAGGGTCAGGAGTCATCTATAAAGTCCAAGATGACCGAGCTTACATCGTGACGAACTACCACGTCATTCAAGGGGCAAGCACAGTTGAGATCGTGTTTGCTGATGAAGAACAAGTAGAAGCGGAAGTAGTTGGTGGAGATGTCTATACGGATTTGGCCGTATTAACCGTTGATGCTTCCAACGTAGAGGAAACGATCGAGTTCGGGAACTCTGACGAATTGAACGTAGGTGAACCCGTACTAGCAATCGGGAACCCACTCGGCTTACAATTTGCGGGGTCTGTGACGCAAGGGATCATTAGTGGTAAAGAACGATTGATTCCACAAGACTTAAACCAAGATGGACGTCCAGATTGGCAAGCAGAAGTATTACAGACGGATGCAGCGATCAACCCTGGTAATTCAGGGGGAGCTCTTGTGAACATGGAAGGTCAATTGATTGGTATCAACTCATTAAAGATCGGGGCAGCACAAGTTGAAGGATTAGGCTTCGCTATTCCAATTGACTATGCTCGTCCGGTCATTGATCAACTTGAAGAAAACGGAGCTGTCAGCCGTTCGTATTTAGGTATTACACCTTATTCCTTATCAGATGTCGCTCAGTACCACTGGCAGAACACATTGGACTTACCAGATGATGTGGAAAGTGGAGTCATTGTCGATGCTGTTGAAAATGTATCACCAGCTGATCAGGCAGGACTGGAACAATATGATGTCATCGTTGAACTGAACGGTGAGACCATTACGAACGTGTTAGAACTGAGACAATATCTATATAATGAAACAGAACCAGGTGAAGAGCTCACAATCACATACTATCGTGATGGTGAACTGCAAGAGACCACAGCAACTTTATCAGCACAAGAATTTTAA
- a CDS encoding MBL fold metallo-hydrolase, translated as MSIHFSVLASGSSGNSFYIGTDKVKLLVDAGLSGKKIKEKLDKINVDPKELDGILVTHEHSDHIKGLGILARRFQLPIYANEKTWVAMESALGEVSNEQKFVFPMESVQSFSGLDIESFGVSHDAVDPMFYTFHYEGKKMSMLTDTGYVSERMKKIIGNADAYLFEANHDVSMLQMGRYPWNVKRRILSDLGHVSNEDAAIAMQDVIGDKTKRIYLGHLSKDNNMVDLARMSVEQILKKHDFGVGEQFELKDTSPDEPTPIYHI; from the coding sequence ATGAGCATACATTTCAGCGTTTTAGCATCAGGAAGTTCGGGCAATTCTTTTTATATAGGAACAGATAAAGTCAAATTACTCGTAGATGCTGGATTAAGCGGTAAGAAGATCAAGGAAAAATTAGATAAGATCAATGTCGACCCTAAAGAGTTAGACGGGATTCTAGTCACCCACGAGCACAGCGATCATATCAAAGGCTTGGGCATTCTAGCTCGAAGATTCCAACTACCTATTTATGCAAATGAGAAAACATGGGTTGCGATGGAATCTGCTCTCGGAGAAGTCAGCAATGAACAAAAGTTCGTCTTTCCGATGGAATCCGTACAGTCCTTCAGTGGTTTGGATATAGAGAGCTTCGGCGTCTCACATGACGCTGTAGACCCGATGTTCTATACGTTCCATTATGAAGGGAAAAAGATGTCGATGCTGACGGACACCGGGTATGTATCCGAACGGATGAAAAAAATCATCGGAAACGCGGATGCTTATTTGTTTGAAGCCAATCATGATGTCAGTATGCTGCAAATGGGCAGATATCCATGGAATGTGAAGCGGAGAATTTTGAGTGATTTGGGGCATGTTAGTAATGAAGATGCTGCAATCGCTATGCAAGATGTCATTGGTGATAAAACAAAGCGAATTTATTTGGGACATTTGAGCAAAGATAATAATATGGTCGATCTCGCACGTATGAGTGTCGAGCAAATACTTAAGAAGCATGATTTCGGTGTTGGTGAGCAATTTGAGTTGAAAGACACAAGCCCTGATGAGCCGACACCTATCTATCATATTTAA
- a CDS encoding two-component system regulatory protein YycI yields MQWGQIKSIFIISFLILNFFLLQQFLEKMNESDLDTLAQSTFQDRLDALDIELGELPESGQTATYVAAERYQWSEEDFEQLDGFENQETLPLSNNEILLSEFNEPIDLDLENNFDQSVSDIKSNIIQGDNYQFWRHYEEENVLLFFQQQNDRLVYFNEYGLLAVVLNDEGQAIQYGQTLLGELENQSEEQTVIDPMSAVEVIYNNNALSAEDEVTEMKLGYHTLFPLEEGMQVFAPTWKLTINDEHSYFVNAMEGQFISNDEGKFVTSIKAVIQQQLEEAFRSETE; encoded by the coding sequence ATCAGCTTCCTTATTCTCAACTTCTTTCTGCTCCAACAGTTTTTAGAAAAAATGAATGAATCGGACTTAGATACACTTGCCCAGTCGACATTTCAGGATCGGTTAGATGCTCTAGACATTGAACTTGGAGAACTACCAGAAAGCGGCCAAACGGCAACTTATGTTGCGGCGGAAAGATATCAGTGGTCAGAAGAAGATTTCGAGCAACTAGATGGGTTTGAAAATCAAGAGACCCTTCCACTGTCTAATAATGAAATTTTATTAAGTGAATTTAATGAGCCGATCGACTTGGATCTAGAAAACAATTTCGACCAATCGGTCTCGGATATAAAAAGCAACATCATCCAAGGTGATAATTATCAATTCTGGCGTCATTATGAAGAGGAAAATGTATTGCTATTTTTCCAACAACAGAATGACCGACTCGTTTATTTTAACGAATATGGTTTGTTAGCGGTCGTTCTCAATGATGAAGGACAAGCCATCCAGTATGGGCAAACGTTATTAGGTGAGCTCGAGAACCAAAGTGAAGAACAAACCGTCATCGATCCTATGAGTGCCGTAGAAGTGATTTATAACAACAATGCGTTATCTGCAGAAGACGAAGTCACAGAGATGAAGTTAGGCTACCATACGCTATTTCCATTAGAGGAAGGGATGCAGGTTTTTGCACCCACTTGGAAGCTTACGATAAATGATGAACATTCTTATTTTGTCAATGCGATGGAAGGCCAGTTCATCTCGAATGATGAAGGTAAATTTGTCACAAGTATCAAGGCGGTTATCCAACAACAATTAGAAGAAGCATTTCGGAGTGAAACAGAATGA
- the rlmH gene encoding 23S rRNA (pseudouridine(1915)-N(3))-methyltransferase RlmH, translating to MNITIISVGKLKEKYLKQGIDEYLKRLKSYAKVKIEEIPDEQAPDHLSEADEEIIKNKEGEKILTKLSTDTYVITLEIEGKMLTSEKFAAKLDELATYGKSKIAFVIGGSLGLSEEVKKRSDLVVSFSKMTYPHQLMRLILLEQVYRAFRINRGEPYHK from the coding sequence TTGAATATAACAATCATTTCAGTAGGAAAGTTAAAAGAGAAGTACTTAAAGCAAGGAATCGATGAGTATCTGAAGCGGCTCAAGAGCTACGCCAAGGTCAAAATCGAAGAAATTCCCGATGAACAAGCCCCCGATCACCTCAGTGAAGCCGATGAAGAAATCATCAAAAACAAAGAAGGCGAAAAGATATTAACAAAGTTATCCACAGATACATACGTAATCACTTTGGAGATCGAAGGTAAGATGTTAACGTCTGAAAAGTTCGCAGCGAAGTTAGATGAATTAGCTACATATGGTAAGAGCAAAATCGCTTTTGTGATTGGTGGATCATTGGGGTTAAGTGAAGAAGTCAAAAAAAGAAGCGACCTAGTGGTCTCCTTCAGCAAAATGACTTATCCACACCAGTTAATGAGGTTGATTCTATTGGAGCAGGTTTATCGAGCGTTTAGGATAAATAGAGGGGAACCTTATCATAAATGA
- a CDS encoding thiolase family protein, which produces MREAFIVEAVRTPVGKRKGLLSNIRAEELAAEPLKEVIRRSGIPNNMVEDVVMGCVTQVGEQAFDIARQAALIADYPVEIPGTTIDRQCGSSQQAVHFAAQAILSGDMECVVAAGVESMSRVPMFSNMQGVEFSEKLTDKYDMINQGLSAEMIAEKWNISKSELDQHALESHEKAIMAQEANKLGDHIMPLTVKLEDGSKVEMTNDEGPRKETSVEKLSQLNPVFKENGVITAGNSSQISDGAGAMLIMSSEKAKELDFTPKFKIHTRTVVGSDPTLMLTGPIEATFKAIKKANLTLDDIDIFEINEAFAAVTLAWLKDTGVDPNKLNPNGGSIAFGHPLGASGIRLMTTLLSELEQKNLKYGLQSMCEGHGMANATIIERL; this is translated from the coding sequence GAAAGAGGTAATTAGACGGTCTGGAATACCAAACAACATGGTGGAAGATGTGGTTATGGGATGTGTCACTCAGGTTGGAGAACAAGCTTTTGATATCGCCCGACAGGCAGCATTGATTGCTGATTATCCAGTAGAAATACCAGGTACTACGATAGATCGTCAATGTGGATCTAGTCAACAAGCTGTACATTTTGCTGCCCAAGCTATTTTGAGCGGTGATATGGAGTGTGTTGTCGCTGCTGGTGTTGAAAGCATGTCACGTGTTCCAATGTTTTCTAACATGCAAGGAGTAGAGTTTAGTGAGAAGTTAACTGATAAATATGACATGATAAATCAAGGTCTTTCTGCCGAGATGATCGCTGAAAAATGGAATATATCAAAAAGCGAACTCGACCAACATGCACTAGAAAGTCACGAAAAAGCAATAATGGCACAAGAAGCCAATAAACTGGGAGATCACATCATGCCTTTGACCGTGAAGCTAGAAGATGGGTCTAAGGTTGAAATGACAAATGACGAAGGTCCAAGGAAAGAAACAAGTGTCGAAAAGCTATCTCAGCTGAATCCAGTATTTAAAGAAAATGGTGTCATAACGGCGGGGAATTCAAGTCAAATTAGTGACGGTGCCGGGGCTATGCTTATTATGTCCAGCGAAAAAGCTAAAGAACTTGATTTCACACCCAAATTCAAAATCCACACAAGAACGGTTGTAGGATCAGATCCAACCCTTATGTTGACAGGTCCTATCGAGGCAACATTTAAAGCAATTAAGAAGGCAAATCTAACACTAGATGATATCGATATCTTTGAAATTAACGAAGCATTTGCAGCGGTAACTTTAGCTTGGTTAAAAGATACAGGAGTCGATCCTAACAAACTTAACCCTAACGGGGGATCTATTGCATTTGGTCATCCTCTTGGAGCGAGTGGAATCAGACTAATGACTACGCTTCTAAGTGAGTTAGAACAGAAAAATTTAAAATACGGTCTCCAATCAATGTGTGAAGGACATGGGATGGCAAATGCTACTATAATTGAGAGGCTATAA